In a single window of the Aridibaculum aurantiacum genome:
- a CDS encoding NAD(P)H-dependent glycerol-3-phosphate dehydrogenase, which translates to MQFGIIGSGSWATALAKILTDGDQAIHWWVRNENTIRQMKQRRHNPHYLHAAYFNTSLLHLDHKIEEVVANADVLVVAIPSAYVEEAFENLPKDIFKGKKIVSAIKGILPGCNKLLNHYLEERFEFPLDDYYTVLGPCHAEEVASEKLSYLTFSGTNEDAAKEIADHFHTEYLNVVVNHDVLGAQYAAVLKNIYALGAGIAHGLEYGDNFQSVYIANAADEMVQFLKLVVAEHNIEPVNYAASVYLGDLLVTCYSLFSRNRTFGNMLGKGYSVRAAKLELNMVAEGYNASKCIFKINQEYGATMPIAENIYRILWEHMEPCDAFKEIENVLK; encoded by the coding sequence ATGCAATTTGGAATAATAGGAAGTGGAAGTTGGGCAACAGCACTCGCAAAGATCCTGACAGATGGTGATCAGGCAATTCATTGGTGGGTGCGCAACGAGAACACGATCCGCCAGATGAAGCAACGGAGGCATAATCCTCATTACCTGCATGCTGCTTATTTCAATACATCTTTACTTCACCTGGACCACAAGATAGAAGAGGTGGTAGCTAATGCAGATGTGCTTGTAGTGGCTATACCTTCTGCATATGTAGAGGAAGCATTTGAAAACTTGCCGAAGGACATCTTTAAAGGCAAAAAGATTGTTTCTGCTATCAAAGGCATTTTGCCTGGCTGTAACAAGTTGCTGAACCACTACCTGGAAGAACGTTTTGAATTTCCTTTAGATGATTACTATACTGTTTTAGGTCCTTGTCATGCAGAAGAAGTAGCATCAGAAAAACTTTCTTATCTCACATTCTCTGGTACCAACGAAGATGCCGCAAAAGAGATAGCCGATCATTTTCATACAGAATACCTGAACGTGGTAGTAAACCACGATGTGCTGGGTGCTCAGTATGCTGCCGTTCTAAAAAACATTTATGCACTGGGAGCTGGTATTGCACATGGGTTGGAGTATGGCGATAATTTTCAAAGCGTATACATAGCAAATGCCGCCGATGAAATGGTGCAATTTTTAAAATTGGTGGTTGCAGAACATAATATTGAGCCGGTAAATTATGCCGCATCAGTTTACCTGGGCGACCTGCTGGTTACTTGCTACAGTTTATTTAGCCGCAATAGAACATTCGGTAATATGCTAGGTAAAGGCTACTCTGTTAGAGCAGCAAAGCTGGAACTGAATATGGTGGCTGAAGGATACAATGCAAGCAAGTGTATTTTCAAGATCAACCAGGAGTATGGTGCAACAATGCCTATAGCAGAAAATATTTACCGCATTCTTTGGGAGCATATGGAGCCATGCGATGCATTCAAAGAAATTGAGAACGTACTGAAGTAG
- the hemW gene encoding radical SAM family heme chaperone HemW, with the protein MAGIYLHIPFCRKACHYCNFHFSTSTKLQADFVQSLLKEILLQKDYLHEPVSTIYFGGGTPSILEIEELRLILQTLRQHFSITEGAEITLEANPDDITTGKLREWKAAGITRLSMGAQSFAEADLVWMNRAHNAQQALQSIQLAQAEGFHNITIDLIYGTPTLSDEQWKLNVQQAIDLGIPHLSCYALTVEPKTALEKLISKNELAPVDNQKQAHHFELLMQWMQEAGYEHYEISNFAKPGYRSRHNSSYWQGVHYLGLGPSAHSFNGSTRQWNVSNNALYIKSLEKDQVPFEIEYLTPTEQVNEYLMTALRTMEGVSLKKLQEDFGEEITAKVLAAAKPYEQAQHLVEENDYLKTTTSGKLLADGIASDLFQ; encoded by the coding sequence ATGGCAGGCATCTATCTACACATACCTTTTTGCAGGAAAGCCTGCCACTACTGCAACTTCCACTTTTCTACATCTACTAAGCTGCAGGCAGATTTCGTGCAATCGCTGCTGAAGGAAATTTTGCTGCAGAAAGACTATTTACATGAACCTGTTTCAACCATCTATTTTGGCGGCGGCACTCCTTCTATTTTAGAAATAGAAGAGCTCCGGTTGATACTGCAAACGCTGAGGCAGCATTTTTCTATAACAGAAGGTGCCGAGATAACACTGGAGGCAAACCCAGACGATATAACTACAGGAAAACTAAGAGAATGGAAAGCTGCAGGAATAACCCGTTTGAGCATGGGTGCACAATCTTTTGCAGAAGCTGACCTGGTATGGATGAACCGGGCACACAATGCACAACAGGCGCTGCAAAGCATTCAATTGGCACAAGCGGAAGGTTTCCACAACATAACCATCGACCTGATTTATGGAACACCTACCCTAAGTGATGAACAATGGAAGCTGAATGTACAGCAGGCAATCGACCTGGGAATACCTCATCTATCATGCTATGCACTTACTGTTGAGCCTAAAACTGCACTGGAAAAACTGATCAGTAAGAACGAGCTGGCACCTGTAGACAACCAGAAACAGGCGCATCATTTTGAACTGCTGATGCAGTGGATGCAGGAAGCGGGTTATGAACATTACGAGATCTCCAATTTTGCAAAACCTGGCTACCGTAGCAGGCACAATAGCAGCTATTGGCAAGGCGTTCATTACTTAGGTTTGGGGCCGTCGGCGCATTCGTTCAATGGCAGCACTCGGCAGTGGAATGTCTCCAACAACGCGCTTTACATAAAAAGTCTAGAAAAGGACCAGGTGCCTTTTGAGATAGAATATTTAACGCCAACAGAACAAGTGAATGAATACCTGATGACTGCGCTCCGCACCATGGAAGGTGTTTCTCTTAAAAAACTACAGGAGGATTTTGGTGAGGAAATAACTGCTAAAGTGCTGGCAGCAGCCAAACCATATGAGCAGGCTCAGCACCTGGTGGAAGAAAATGATTATTTGAAAACTACAACCAGTGGAAAATTGCTGGCTGATGGAATAGCCTCTGATCTTTTCCAGTAA
- a CDS encoding DUF4271 domain-containing protein, whose protein sequence is MKYLLLIIFFSLFGSAVFAQADTGAVPPPVGAPAVRQTSPAANPLPQSGQIDTANDTAVAAAPDTVSVKQLPVARPVDSLFLKLLDNPYLQMTEPPVYLVIKEREREDKDEMFYLLAGLLLLLAFIKLVFPRYFTNVFHLFFQPSFRQKQTREHLLQSALPSLLLNLFFILSGGAYLALLVDHYNVVDESFWLLFLNGTLFLTILYTGKYVFLTFAGWVFNVKQSAETYIFIVYLINKIIGVVLLPITLVIAFSQPIVIDVGITVSVVVISLLFFYRYVLAFGQVRREVKVNLLHFFFYVLAFEITPLLLIYKTLMIYLDKSL, encoded by the coding sequence TTGAAATACCTTTTGCTCATCATATTTTTTAGCTTGTTTGGCAGTGCAGTTTTTGCGCAGGCTGACACTGGCGCTGTGCCTCCGCCGGTTGGTGCTCCTGCTGTTAGACAAACATCACCAGCAGCCAATCCGTTGCCGCAGTCAGGGCAAATTGACACCGCAAATGATACAGCTGTAGCGGCTGCTCCTGATACGGTTTCAGTAAAGCAGTTACCTGTAGCCCGCCCTGTAGACAGCCTTTTCCTCAAGCTGCTCGACAATCCTTACCTGCAGATGACTGAACCGCCCGTTTACCTGGTTATAAAGGAGCGGGAACGGGAAGATAAAGACGAGATGTTTTACCTGTTGGCTGGCTTGCTATTGTTGTTGGCCTTTATCAAACTGGTATTTCCGCGGTACTTCACCAATGTGTTCCACCTGTTTTTCCAGCCATCTTTCAGGCAAAAGCAAACGAGGGAGCACCTGCTACAAAGTGCGCTACCGTCATTGCTACTCAACTTATTTTTCATCTTATCGGGTGGTGCTTACCTGGCGCTACTGGTAGATCATTATAATGTTGTAGATGAATCCTTCTGGCTGCTCTTCCTAAATGGTACCTTATTTTTAACCATTTTGTATACCGGCAAATATGTTTTTTTGACCTTTGCCGGTTGGGTATTCAATGTAAAGCAGTCTGCTGAAACCTATATTTTCATCGTCTACCTTATTAATAAGATAATCGGCGTGGTACTGCTGCCAATAACCTTGGTCATCGCGTTTTCACAACCCATTGTTATTGATGTTGGTATCACAGTTTCAGTAGTTGTAATATCACTTCTCTTCTTTTATAGGTATGTGTTAGCTTTTGGTCAGGTGCGTAGAGAGGTGAAAGTGAACCTATTACATTTCTTCTTTTACGTATTGGCATTTGAGATAACACCCCTCCTGCTGATTTACAAGACGTTAATGATTTATTTGGATAAGAGTCTTTAA
- a CDS encoding uroporphyrinogen-III synthase, whose translation MKKILITQPKPENDRSPYFELARKYNIDLVFHPFIKLEGIPAKEFRKQKIDISYYSAVIFTSRNAIDHFFRICEEMKVTISQDTKYFCITEAVALYLQKFILYRKRKVFYGADGTNKSMFDVINKHKENEKFLYVCSENQQDNEIVNWLKNNKCEHALAFMYRTISNDISEIMKGGDYDVICFFTPSGVKSLFDNIPEFKQNGTRIGAFGGNTSKAVEDAGLTLEIKAPAPQTPSMVAALEQFLAAETKKK comes from the coding sequence ATGAAAAAAATCCTTATCACTCAACCTAAGCCTGAAAATGATCGTTCACCTTATTTTGAGTTAGCGAGGAAATATAACATAGACCTTGTTTTCCATCCTTTCATCAAGTTAGAAGGTATCCCAGCTAAAGAATTCAGAAAGCAAAAGATCGACATTAGCTATTACTCCGCAGTTATCTTCACCAGCCGAAACGCCATTGATCATTTCTTTCGAATTTGCGAAGAAATGAAGGTGACGATCAGCCAGGATACCAAGTATTTCTGCATCACAGAGGCTGTGGCTCTTTATCTCCAGAAGTTTATCCTGTATCGCAAGCGCAAAGTTTTCTACGGCGCAGATGGTACCAACAAGAGCATGTTTGATGTGATAAACAAGCACAAGGAAAACGAGAAGTTCTTGTATGTATGTAGCGAGAACCAGCAGGATAACGAGATTGTAAACTGGCTGAAGAATAATAAGTGTGAACATGCACTTGCCTTTATGTACCGCACCATCAGTAATGATATCTCGGAAATTATGAAAGGCGGTGATTATGATGTTATCTGTTTCTTTACGCCTAGCGGGGTAAAAAGCCTTTTTGATAATATCCCGGAATTCAAGCAGAACGGAACGCGTATTGGCGCATTTGGGGGCAATACTAGTAAAGCAGTAGAGGATGCAGGACTTACTTTAGAAATAAAAGCACCGGCTCCGCAAACACCTAGTATGGTGGCAGCACTTGAACAGTTTTTAGCTGCTGAAACAAAAAAGAAATAA
- a CDS encoding class I SAM-dependent methyltransferase, translated as MTKLSKWAHENRHVAYNDFKSKWDYNKRYPMYQWVIDQEGLTQPINYLEFGVAGGESFRWFMERNKNADSRFYGFDTFDGLPEDWGPFKKGAFSNNNQLPQIPDARGQFFKGLFQQTLPSFLQQLDKSRRNVLMMDADLWSATLYALTMLAPYLKKDDIIFFDEFVVPTHEFKAFLDFVESHYVNLQLVATANNYYFAAFKVK; from the coding sequence ATGACAAAACTGTCGAAATGGGCGCACGAAAACAGGCATGTTGCATACAATGATTTTAAGAGCAAGTGGGATTACAACAAACGGTACCCGATGTACCAGTGGGTGATAGACCAGGAGGGCTTAACTCAGCCTATCAATTACCTTGAGTTTGGTGTAGCTGGTGGCGAATCATTTCGGTGGTTTATGGAAAGGAACAAAAATGCAGACAGCAGGTTCTATGGATTTGACACCTTTGATGGTCTTCCTGAAGATTGGGGACCTTTTAAAAAAGGAGCTTTTAGCAACAACAATCAATTACCGCAAATACCAGATGCACGGGGGCAGTTTTTCAAAGGTCTGTTCCAGCAAACGCTTCCTTCTTTTTTGCAACAGCTAGACAAGAGCCGCCGCAATGTGCTGATGATGGATGCTGATCTTTGGTCGGCGACTTTATATGCGCTTACCATGCTGGCGCCTTACCTGAAAAAGGATGACATCATTTTCTTCGACGAATTTGTTGTGCCTACACATGAATTCAAAGCTTTTCTTGATTTCGTAGAATCGCACTATGTAAACCTGCAGTTGGTAGCTACCGCCAACAATTATTATTTCGCAGCTTTTAAAGTGAAGTAG
- a CDS encoding alpha/beta hydrolase produces MKTSIQTSRKKKKFLRWAKIGLLVYCLVGVAVYHLQEKFLFHPKALAANAPFDFNAPHTEVNIPVDATTNYHLVQFTTNQPAKGVLLYFHGNMKNVNHYASAATNMTNDGYEVWMIDYPGFGKSTGELTEEAMYQQALQVYKLARTKYKPSDIVIYGRSLGSGVASQLASIRDCKRLILETPYYSLTSVAARYFWMYPLDQMIRYKFPTNEYLAKVTAPVTIFHGTADGVIPYSNAQRLKEVLKQQDEFITIEGGSHNDLHRFDQLNVKLHKLLEESPSLTSTSL; encoded by the coding sequence ATGAAAACATCCATTCAAACCAGTAGAAAAAAGAAAAAGTTCTTGCGGTGGGCCAAGATCGGCCTGCTTGTATACTGCCTGGTAGGTGTGGCTGTTTATCACTTGCAGGAAAAGTTTTTGTTCCATCCAAAAGCTTTGGCCGCCAATGCTCCGTTTGATTTCAATGCGCCGCATACTGAAGTGAACATTCCTGTAGATGCCACTACTAATTACCACCTGGTACAGTTTACCACCAACCAGCCGGCTAAAGGTGTGTTGTTGTACTTCCATGGCAATATGAAAAATGTAAATCATTATGCTTCAGCTGCTACCAATATGACCAATGATGGTTACGAAGTTTGGATGATCGATTACCCGGGGTTTGGGAAAAGCACCGGAGAACTTACAGAAGAAGCTATGTACCAGCAGGCACTGCAAGTATATAAACTGGCGCGCACTAAGTACAAACCTTCAGACATCGTTATATATGGCAGGTCTTTGGGAAGCGGTGTAGCATCGCAGCTAGCCAGCATCAGGGACTGCAAGCGGTTGATCTTAGAAACACCTTACTATAGCCTTACATCAGTTGCTGCACGCTATTTCTGGATGTATCCACTTGACCAGATGATCCGGTATAAATTTCCTACAAATGAATACCTGGCAAAAGTGACAGCACCGGTTACTATTTTTCATGGCACCGCCGATGGCGTTATTCCTTATAGTAATGCACAAAGGCTAAAGGAGGTACTGAAGCAGCAGGATGAGTTTATTACAATTGAGGGAGGCAGCCACAACGATCTCCACCGTTTCGACCAGTTGAACGTGAAACTGCACAAGCTGCTTGAAGAGTCTCCTTCACTTACTTCTACTTCACTTTAA
- a CDS encoding alpha/beta hydrolase, producing the protein MNNYILYIIIGYIVLLLLIYLVQERFIFKPEVLSKNFVYKYDIPFKELFFDIEPGVSINGLHFYRNDPKGLIFYLHGNTRSIKGWAKYARDFYRYGYDVVLVDYRGFGKSTGKRSEKEMLNDMQYVYEVLKQQYPEHHLVVYGRSMGSGFATKIASDNNPRYLILDAPYFNFVKVVERFAPILPMRFLLRFHLRTDLWLKKVRCHTYILHGTKDWLIPIKHSEALQQINPHKITLIRIPGGGHNNLPTYPAYHNFIRDILQE; encoded by the coding sequence TTGAATAACTACATCCTCTATATAATCATTGGCTACATTGTACTACTGCTGCTTATTTACCTGGTGCAGGAGCGGTTCATCTTTAAGCCTGAAGTGCTCTCAAAGAATTTTGTTTACAAGTACGATATCCCTTTTAAAGAACTGTTTTTTGATATTGAGCCCGGCGTTTCAATCAATGGGCTTCACTTTTACCGCAACGACCCAAAAGGTCTCATCTTTTACCTGCACGGCAATACCCGCAGCATAAAAGGTTGGGCTAAATATGCCCGCGACTTTTACCGCTATGGTTACGATGTGGTGCTGGTGGATTATCGCGGCTTTGGCAAGAGCACCGGCAAACGAAGCGAAAAAGAAATGCTGAACGACATGCAGTACGTATACGAAGTACTGAAGCAGCAATACCCGGAGCATCACCTGGTGGTATATGGAAGAAGTATGGGCAGCGGCTTCGCCACTAAAATAGCCAGCGACAACAACCCGCGCTATCTCATTTTAGATGCGCCATATTTCAATTTTGTAAAAGTAGTGGAGCGGTTTGCCCCCATCCTGCCTATGCGTTTTCTGCTACGTTTCCACCTGCGCACCGACCTTTGGTTAAAGAAAGTACGCTGCCATACCTACATTTTGCATGGCACCAAAGATTGGCTGATACCTATAAAGCACAGCGAGGCACTGCAGCAGATCAACCCGCACAAGATCACGCTGATACGCATTCCAGGTGGCGGTCACAACAACCTTCCCACCTACCCTGCTTACCACAACTTTATTAGGGATATTTTACAGGAATAG
- a CDS encoding rhodanese-like domain-containing protein: MKQITPKELKAKLAADSELFLLDVREDWEHEAFNIGGKHVPLGEIMNYAPSLPKDEPVIIYCKKGVRSQIAIQRLEQKFGFNNLVNLEGGMEAWKREEQNY, translated from the coding sequence ATGAAGCAGATCACACCCAAAGAATTAAAAGCAAAGCTCGCTGCAGATAGCGAGCTTTTTCTTTTAGATGTAAGGGAAGATTGGGAACACGAGGCATTTAATATTGGCGGTAAACATGTGCCGCTTGGCGAGATCATGAACTATGCACCCAGTTTGCCCAAAGACGAACCTGTGATCATCTATTGCAAAAAAGGCGTACGCAGCCAGATAGCCATCCAGCGGCTTGAACAGAAATTTGGCTTTAATAATCTTGTAAACCTGGAAGGTGGTATGGAGGCATGGAAGCGAGAAGAGCAGAATTACTAA
- a CDS encoding KUP/HAK/KT family potassium transporter, giving the protein MGKNINKVTKAGLLIALGIIYGDIGTSPLYVFNAIINGRTITDELIIGALSCIIWTLTLQTTIKYVILILKADNRGEGGTFALYALVRRRKKWLALPAMIGGAALLADGIITPPISITSSIEGLRKLPVFHDITTQTIVIIVVSIICLFFFMQQFGTASIGRMFGPVMLVWFTMLAVLGGIHIADDLSILKALNPYYGINLLATYPEGYWLLGAVFLCTTGAEALYSDLGHCGRANIRMTWIFVKSCLLINYFGQGAFLLAHRKGLTITPEVKAALNINAFYDLMPQWFVLVGVIIATTAAIIASQAMISGSFTLISEAMRLNLWPKLKIKYPSEEKGQLFIPGINALLFVGCISVVVYFKESSRMEAAYGLAIIVTMIATTALFANYLVLHRVKPGIIWLFLALYLTIEVAFLVALLEKFPHGGYITLIVASGMFIIMYTWYRARKIKNRYVEFVRMDHYISQIQELSNDKTVPKYATHLVYMTSANNPKEIEHKIIYSILNKKPKRADIYWFVHVDVLDDPYTCEYTVDHIIPNDIIRVEFRLGFKMEQRINLMFRHVVADLVANKEVNITSRYESLERNNVTGDFQFIVMEKYLSQDNELPFLERVIMKLYFWLKEISLGEERGFGLDPSNVVVEKFPLIVAPVSNLKLKRLFPENYYEET; this is encoded by the coding sequence ATGGGGAAAAATATAAATAAGGTTACGAAGGCTGGGTTGTTGATCGCATTAGGAATCATTTACGGCGATATAGGTACATCTCCTCTCTATGTTTTCAATGCAATTATTAATGGGCGTACAATAACCGATGAACTGATCATTGGAGCACTTTCCTGCATCATCTGGACGCTCACCTTGCAGACCACCATCAAGTATGTTATACTTATTCTGAAAGCAGACAACCGAGGTGAAGGCGGAACTTTTGCCCTGTATGCGCTCGTCCGACGACGAAAAAAATGGCTGGCACTTCCGGCTATGATCGGTGGCGCTGCCCTGCTAGCCGATGGTATCATCACTCCTCCCATTTCTATCACTTCCTCTATAGAAGGGCTTCGCAAGCTTCCCGTTTTTCACGATATAACTACACAGACAATTGTAATCATAGTTGTTTCCATTATCTGCTTGTTCTTTTTCATGCAGCAGTTTGGAACCGCTTCTATCGGGCGAATGTTCGGCCCCGTAATGCTGGTGTGGTTCACCATGCTGGCTGTATTAGGTGGAATTCATATAGCCGATGATCTTTCAATTTTAAAAGCACTTAATCCTTATTACGGTATCAACCTGTTAGCTACTTATCCTGAAGGCTATTGGCTACTGGGGGCTGTTTTCCTCTGTACTACCGGGGCCGAAGCCCTTTATAGCGACCTGGGCCACTGCGGCAGGGCCAATATCAGGATGACATGGATCTTCGTAAAAAGCTGTTTACTCATCAATTACTTTGGACAAGGAGCTTTCTTACTGGCACACCGCAAAGGATTAACCATTACGCCCGAAGTGAAAGCAGCGCTGAACATTAACGCCTTTTACGACCTGATGCCACAATGGTTTGTGCTGGTAGGGGTGATCATTGCTACTACGGCTGCCATCATTGCCAGCCAGGCCATGATCTCCGGTTCGTTTACGCTTATAAGTGAGGCCATGCGGCTCAACTTATGGCCTAAGCTTAAGATCAAGTACCCGTCTGAAGAAAAAGGCCAGTTGTTCATTCCCGGTATCAACGCATTGCTTTTTGTAGGATGTATAAGCGTAGTGGTGTATTTCAAAGAGTCGAGCAGGATGGAGGCTGCTTATGGCCTGGCTATTATCGTTACCATGATAGCTACTACGGCGCTATTTGCTAATTATCTTGTTCTGCATAGGGTAAAGCCGGGCATCATCTGGCTATTCCTGGCACTTTACCTTACCATAGAAGTAGCCTTCCTGGTGGCGCTGCTTGAGAAATTCCCGCATGGCGGCTACATCACACTCATTGTAGCTTCAGGCATGTTTATCATTATGTATACCTGGTACAGGGCGCGAAAGATCAAGAACAGGTATGTGGAATTCGTCAGAATGGATCACTACATTTCGCAGATACAGGAACTAAGCAACGATAAAACGGTTCCTAAATATGCTACTCACCTGGTGTACATGACCAGCGCCAATAATCCAAAAGAGATAGAGCATAAAATCATTTACTCGATACTAAACAAAAAGCCTAAGCGCGCCGACATCTATTGGTTTGTACACGTAGATGTATTGGACGATCCATATACCTGCGAGTATACGGTTGATCATATCATTCCAAACGACATCATTCGTGTAGAGTTCAGGCTGGGCTTCAAAATGGAACAGCGCATCAACCTCATGTTCCGCCACGTAGTAGCCGACCTCGTAGCTAATAAAGAAGTGAATATTACCAGCCGCTACGAAAGCCTTGAAAGAAATAATGTGACAGGTGATTTCCAGTTTATAGTAATGGAGAAATACCTGAGCCAGGATAATGAACTGCCGTTCCTGGAACGTGTGATCATGAAGCTGTACTTCTGGCTGAAGGAGATCAGCCTGGGTGAAGAAAGAGGTTTCGGGCTTGACCCGAGCAACGTAGTGGTGGAAAAGTTCCCGCTGATAGTGGCACCGGTATCCAACCTGAAGTTAAAGCGGCTGTTCCCTGAGAACTATTATGAAGAAACGTAA
- the purQ gene encoding phosphoribosylformylglycinamidine synthase subunit PurQ, whose protein sequence is MKFGIVVFPGSNCDRDMQDALQNHLNKEVVMLWHKDKDISMFSTDDCIVLPGGFSYGDYLRCGAIARFSPMMQSVIDFANRGGKVLGVCNGFQILCESHLLPGVLLQNKNQQFICSNVYIKGPNTEALKIPIAHGEGRYYADDKLLDELEKNNQVLFTYCSDEGVANEFCNPNGACRGIAGIRNKEGNVFGMMPHPERAVSPLLGNTDGKKVFELLGLN, encoded by the coding sequence ATGAAATTTGGAATAGTAGTTTTTCCTGGTTCTAATTGCGACAGAGATATGCAGGACGCCCTGCAGAATCACCTGAATAAAGAAGTGGTAATGCTTTGGCATAAAGACAAAGACATCAGCATGTTTTCTACTGATGACTGCATTGTGCTGCCAGGTGGTTTCTCGTATGGCGACTACCTCCGTTGTGGTGCTATTGCACGCTTTAGCCCAATGATGCAGAGTGTAATTGATTTTGCCAACAGGGGCGGAAAAGTATTAGGAGTATGTAACGGCTTCCAGATACTGTGCGAAAGCCACTTGCTGCCGGGTGTATTGTTGCAAAACAAAAATCAACAATTCATTTGCAGCAATGTTTACATCAAAGGACCTAATACTGAAGCTCTAAAAATTCCTATAGCACATGGCGAAGGAAGGTATTATGCCGATGATAAATTGCTTGATGAACTAGAGAAGAACAACCAGGTACTTTTTACCTACTGCAGCGATGAAGGTGTGGCTAATGAATTCTGCAATCCAAATGGAGCATGCAGGGGCATAGCCGGTATCCGCAATAAAGAAGGTAATGTATTTGGAATGATGCCTCACCCTGAAAGAGCCGTTTCGCCATTATTGGGTAACACAGATGGCAAAAAGGTTTTTGAACTACTTGGTTTGAATTAA
- a CDS encoding protein-disulfide reductase DsbD domain-containing protein has protein sequence MRTLIILIAAVLVGNGAMAQIKDPVKWTATSVKKGDSYLVILSATLPKPWHIYSQHTGKGGPLPTTIKFAQTPLLTFTGAVKEVGKLKEEYDSNFDTKVKYYGEKVDFVQTVKVKGNIKTNVNVTVEYMTCDDSQCLPPTKKTFNVSL, from the coding sequence ATGCGCACACTTATAATTTTAATTGCAGCAGTACTGGTTGGTAATGGTGCAATGGCCCAGATAAAAGATCCTGTGAAGTGGACGGCCACCAGCGTAAAGAAGGGTGACTCTTATCTTGTTATCCTTTCCGCTACATTGCCTAAGCCGTGGCATATTTACTCGCAGCATACTGGTAAGGGTGGTCCTTTACCTACAACTATAAAGTTTGCCCAAACGCCGCTTCTTACTTTTACTGGTGCAGTAAAAGAAGTAGGAAAGCTGAAAGAGGAATACGATTCCAACTTTGACACCAAAGTAAAATATTACGGAGAGAAGGTAGACTTTGTACAAACTGTAAAAGTAAAAGGCAATATAAAGACCAACGTAAACGTAACGGTTGAATACATGACCTGCGACGACAGTCAGTGCCTGCCGCCAACAAAGAAAACGTTCAATGTTTCTTTGTAA